One Brassica napus cultivar Da-Ae chromosome C4, Da-Ae, whole genome shotgun sequence genomic region harbors:
- the LOC106396066 gene encoding DNA glycosylase/AP lyase ROS1, whose translation MDKQAREETTWVPQTPIKPIAPIYPDQIQTEERRFAGNKDKSGLDHLSFGDLLALANNASSVFLSRQNGIDKESVIKTPEKPKRKKHRPKVVREAKPKRDIKPKTPKKPAAAAVEGEESKTPKRKYARKKKEAGEDQEEYTPVEESSGAAAEDGESSAHDGKKACRRALEFDDESLKSENGETQHRDETKQDQDLQDCHTAAVPSTPKRKRSSQSRRMGKEPKNNEAQATKRRQGKEPTRSNIYFSGELYEQVFADNEAQWLFSTDWQQKGMRSRSTTGQQLVTQENVSAYNSGCRVLTFQGRQSFESNTHLDKIETPTKKRTTGHARFRGLSSTNKASEQSQVGWYSRQTQVASSRKKRTTKSQTKQLTLLPNHCHFPPSFAAGLAPEAIWQQRHSIEAISELMRLLDINREYSETALVPYGMNSSYSVGNQIVLFDGGAGAIVPSTRVKKPRRERAKVHIDNETDRVWKLLMESIDSEGVDGSDEKKAKWWEEERNVFRGRADSFIARMHLVQGDRRFTPWKGSVVDSVVGVFLTQNVSDHLSSSAFMSLAAEYPVPFVPSSDFEVGESSMPSIRITYLDSDEPISNPPVPSETSAALNITEPDEEKEYVNSNDTSRSSSEIASSGNESAVKTTDSKAQVDSDRTGSSVEVSKTVHIVHELFPSEDSVLTSQKSLVSDTPLSTERAGSSSEINSEVEHCTPFMKLLESQGSAQLQGKGKDVITADTVSVEVGGSNTSPGDCCSSEVKDFFKSLKGYTNDEPCCFFGDVQKPEMPESSSSVPSTKLVMQTPIPDINESTNCLDVQEGTEKQPGPDSSSKKFSPMDKATFNADGKKILKEVEEEFDWDSLRREAEGREGKREKTARSLDSVDWEAIRTADVNEVAETIKSRGMNHKLAERIQGFLNRLLTDHGSLDLEWLRDVPPDKAKEYLLSFNGLGLKSVECVRLLTLHHLAFPVDTNVGRIAVRLGWVPLQPLPESLQLHLLEMYPVLESIQKYLWPRLCKFDQKTLYELHYQMITFGKVFCTKSKPNCNACPMRGECRHFASAFASARFALPGPERGMERPDIPLQSLPEPLRRQQGLEVVNHSEAANRVTSCEPIIEVPASPEPECAEVSMADIEDAFFEDPEEIPTIRLNMDAFTNNLKKIFEHSKELQDGNMSGALVALTAEAASLPMPRLKNISQLRTEHQVYELKDDHPLLAQFEKRETDDPCSYLLAIWTPGETVDSIQPTRSKCIWQEAGKLCNEKTCFSCNNIRETQSQTVRGTILVPCRTAMRGSFPLNGTYFQVNEVFADHESSLTPIDVPRDWLWDLARRTVYFGTSIPSIFKGLSTETIQQCFWRGYVCVRGFDRQTRAPRPLIARLHFPKSKMKSQVNPDDA comes from the exons ATGGATAAACAAGCGAGAGAAGAAACTACATGGGTTCCTCAGACACCCATCAAGCCAATTGCTCCGATCTACCCAGATCAGATTCAGACAGAGGAAAG GAGATTCGCTGGGAACAAAGACAAGAGTGGTCTTGACCATTTGTCTTTTGGAGATTTGCTGGCTCTAGCCAACAATGCTTCATCAGTGTTTTTATCTCGTCAGAATGGGATTGATaaag AAAGTGTCATCAAGACTCCTGAAAAGCCAAAGAGGAAGAAGCATAGGCCAAAGGTTGTTAGAGAAGCGAAACCGAAGAGAGATATTAAACCGAAAACTCCGAAGAAgcctgctgctgctgctgttgaGGGTGAAGAAAGCAAAACGCCTAAGAGGAAATACGCGAGGAAGAAAAAAGAAGCTGGTGAGGATCAAGAAGAATACACGCCTGTTGAAGAATCATCAGGAGCAGCAGCAGAAGATGGAGAATCTTCAGCTCATGATGGCAAGAAGGCTTGTAGAAGAGCCTTGGAGTTTGACGATGAGAGTCTCAAATCCGAAAACGGAGAAACACAGCACAGAGATGAGACAAAGCAGGATCAAGACTTGCAAGATTGTCATACGGCGGCAGTGCCCAGCACGCCTAAGAGAAAGCGCAGCAGCCAAAGTAGAAGAATGGGAAAGGAACCGAAGAATAATGAGGCACAAGCCACAAAGAGGAGACAAGGCAAAGAACCAACTAGAAGTAACATATATTTTTCAGGGGAGCTATACGAGCAGGTGTTTGCGGACAATGAAGCACAATGGTTGTTTTCCACAGACTGGCAGCAGAAAGGGATGAGATCTCGTTCCACAACTGGACAACAACTTGTTACACAAGAGAATGTTTCTGCCTATAACTCAGGCTGTAGAGTCCTAACCTTTCAGGGAAGGCAGAGTTTTGAGTCTAATACTCACTTGGATAAGATAGAAACTCCAACAAAGAAGAGAACTACAGGCCACGCTCGGTTCCGGGGTTTGTCTTCCACAAATAAAGCTTCTGAGCAGTCCCAAGTAGGATGGTATAGCAGACAGACGCAAGTGGCCTCAAGCAGAAAGAAACGAACCACTAAGTCTCAGACCAAACAGCTCACTCTTCTCCCTAATCACTGCCACTTTCCACCTTCATTTGCTG CAGGACTAGCTCCAGAAGCTATTTGGCAGCAGCGCCACTCTATTGAAGCAATCAGCGAGCTAATGCGTCTACTAGACATCAACAGAGAGTACTCAGAAACTGCTCTTGTTCCTTATGGAATGAACAGCAGTTACAGCGTAGGAAACCAGATCGTGCTCTTCGACGGTGGCGCTGGAGCTATAGTGCCTTCGACTCGCGTTAAGAAGCCGCGGCGCGAACGTGCAAAGGTTCATATAGATAATGAGACGGATAGAGTCTGGAAGCTTTTGATGGAGAGTATCGATAGCGAAGGTGTTGACGGATCAGACGAGAAGAAGGCCAAATGGTGGGAGGAAGAACGTAATGTGTTTAGAGGAAGAGCTGACTCATTCATAGCACGAATGCATCTTGTTCAAG GTGATAGACGCTTTACACCTTGGAAAGGATCAGTTGTTGATTCTGTGGTTGGAGTGTTTCTCACTCAAAACGTTTCTGATCATCTCTCAAG CTCTGCGTTTATGTCACTAGCTGCGGAGTATCCAGTACCTTTTGTACCCAGCAGTGACTTTGAAGTAGGAGAAAGCTCCATGCCTTCTATCAGGATAACCTACTTGGACTCGGACGAACCGATCTCAAACCCACCAGTTCCCAGTGAGACTTCTGCTGCTTTAAACATCACAGAGCCTGATGAGGAGAAGGAGTATGTAAACAGCAATGACACCTCAAGAAGCAGCAGTGAGATTGCCAGCTCAGGGAATGAGTCAGCTGTCAAAACCACTGATTCAAAGGCGCAGGTGGATTCAGACAGAACTGGCTCAAGCGTAGAAGTTAGCAAGACAGTTCACATTGTCCATGAGCTGTTTCCATCTGAAGATTCTGTGCTCACAAGTCAGAAGTCATTGGTTTCTGATACTCCTCTAAGCACAGAGAGAGCAGGATCAAGCTCTGAGATTAACTCAGAAGTAGAGCATTGTACTCCCTTTATGAAGCTCCTAGAGTCTCAGGGGTCTGCTCAGCTACAAGGGAAAGGAAAGGACGTTATCACAGCTGATACTGTCTCAGTAGAAGTTGGGGGTTCAAACACGTCTCCTGGTGATTGTTGTAGCTCAGAGGTTAAAGACTTCTTCAAATCATTGAAAGGGTACACAAATGATGAGCCATGTTGCTTCTTTGGGGATGTTCAGAAACCAGAGATGCCTGAAAGCTCCAGCAGCGTTCCTTCAACAAAACTGGTGATGCAAACTCCAATTCCAGATATTAACGAAAGCACAAACTgtcttgatgtccaagaaggtACAGAAAAACAGCCAGGACCTGACTCATCATCCAAAAAGTTCAGTCCTATGGATAAGGCTACTTTCAATGCGGATGGGAAGAAGATTCTAAAGGAGGTAGAAGAGGAGTTTGATTGGGACAGTTTAAGAAGAGAAGCGGAAGGCAGAGAAGGCAAAAGAGAGAAAACAGCAAGGTCATTGGACTCTGTTGACTGGGAAGCCATTAGAACTGCTGATGTTAATGAAGTCGCTGAAACAATTAAGAGCCGTGGGATGAATCATAAACTTGCTGAACGTATACAG GGCTTCCTTAACCGACTGCTAACAGACCATGGGAGTCTTGATCTTGAATGGTTGAGAGATGTTCCACCTGACAAAGCAAA AGAATATCTTCTGAGCTTCAATGGACTGGGACTAAAAAGCGTGGAGTGTGTTAGGCTGCTAACGCTGCACCATCTTGCCTTTCCA GTTGATACCAATGTTGGACGCATAGCAGTTAGACTCGGATGGGTACCCCTTCAACCGCTTCCGGAGTCCCTTCAACTACATCTTCTCGAGAT GTATCCTGTGCTTGAGTCTATACAGAAGTATCTTTGGCCACGTTTATGCAAATTTGACcaaaaaacatt GTATGAACTGCATTACCAAATGATTACTTTCGGAAAG GTGTTCTGCACGAAGAGCAAACCCAACTGCAATGCTTGTCCTATGAGAGGGGAATGTAGACACTTTGCTAGTGCCTTTGCAAG TGCGAGGTTTGCATTACCTGGTCCAGAGAGAGGAATGGAGAGACCTGATATTCCTCTACAGAGCCTGCCAGAGCCATTGCGGAGGCAGCAGGGGTTAGAAGTAGTCAACCACTCAGAAGCAGCAAATAGGGTCACAAGCTGTGAGCCGATAATTGAAGTGCCAGCATCACCAGAGCCAGAGTGCGCAGAAGTTTCAATGGCTGATATAGAGGACGCTTTCTTTGAGGATCCTGAAGAGATTCCAACAATAAGGCTGAACATGGATGCATTCACAAACAACCTGAAGAAAATTTTTGAACACAGCAAGGAACTGCAAGATGGAAACATGTCTGGAGCTCTGGTTGCACTTACCGCTGAGGCTGCTTCTCTTCCAATGCCTAGGCTCAAGAACATTAGTCAGCTGAGGACTGAACACCAAGT CTATGAACTTAAAGACGACCATCCTCTTCTAGCTCAG TTTGAGAAGCGAGAAACTGATGATCCATGTTCGTACTTGCTTGCTATATGGACGCCAG GTGAGACGGTTGATTCCATTCAACCAACTAGAAGCAAATGCATTTGGCAAGAAGCAGGCAAACTGTGTAATGAGAAAACTTGTTTCTCATGCAACAACATAAGGGAGACGCAATCACAAACCGTTAGAGGGACCATCTTG GTACCTTGTAGAACAGCAATGAGAGGTAGCTTCCCACTCAACGGTACATACTTCCAAGTCAACGAG GTGTTTGCGGATCATGAGTCTAGCCTAACGCCAATTGATGTTCCAAGAGACTGGTTATGGGACCTAGCTAGAAGAACTGTCTACTTCGGCACATCTATCCCATCAATATTTAAAG GTTTATCTACTGAAACAATTCAACAATGTTTCTGGAGAG GGTATGTATGTGTGAGAGGATTTGATAGGCAGACAAGAGCACCAAGACCTTTGATCGCGAGGTTGCACTTCCCAAAAAGCAAAATGAAGTCACAGGTTAATCCGGATGATGCATAG